AAAGCACAAAGCACGCCACCAATCCCCACCCACTCCTAGGACGCCTTCTAGAAGGCCCATGACACTCGGCCTAACATGGCCAAGGTTTTCACCCAAGGAATTGGGGAGGGAGGAGGGATTTCGAATGCCCCCTCATAAGGGAGAATGGGGCAAGAACGCCACTGTCGATGTTGACGTGAAATCGACCAGGGCTTTCCCCGTCTCTGGACTCCCACCACCACAACCTCGAACCGACCATCTCCAACATCCCGGAGGAAGCTTGTGTTGTCATCCAAAATGCATCTGGTGCCTTGGGGCTTTAGGGGGCGTTTAGTGTCCCAGTTGTCGGACTATGTTTCGTTGCCTGTTTGGACCTATTCTTCGAGAAGTCAATCCCTAGACCTCGTCTATTCTTTCTCATACGCTTGAACGAGCACAAACCGACCAAAGGTGACTAGGGTTTACGGTGGTCAGCCACCCCCGGTCGATGCCATTCTCGACTTGCATTTCTTTTGCACCTCCTTATCGCCTTGCGAGGTACAACCCACATCATCATGCATTTCGGGACAATGGATCACCTTGCCGCGCCCACGTGATGCTGCAAATGGATCCGAGTAGGTTCCATGCATTAAACTGCACGGAATATCTCACATCGGTGACAAACATCATTACTCAGTCAATCCATCTGTGAGCGAAACCAAACTTTTGCACCGCCTGCTTAAGGTAGCTCCAGTCCACCCTATCATATGCCTTTGAGAGATCAAACTTATAAGCACAAACACTCTTATTTGAATCTTTCGCTTGTTTAATGTGGTGGATGCATTCAAAGGCACTTTGAGCATTATCCCCAATCATCCTTCTAGGGATAAACACGATTTTGTGTGGGTGAAATAATATCATCCAAAAGAGAAGTCCCGTcttgttttttttaatatattaaATAAGCAAAACGTCACATCTCCATAGAACAAAAAAAcacccttgaaaaggaaagggagGGCTTGATGTGTCGGATCTCTTCCCCACCGCCACCAAGGAGGTGAACGTCGTTGCCCCGAGGCAGTGGCGAAGCTACGGCAAGGCCGAATTGGTCGTGGCCCGCCCAACCCATGCGATTTTCTATAGTGTATACTTCGTTATGAGCCATGAAACACAGTCCCAATAACTGTTTCCTACATTCGGCCCGCCCAGCTTTATGGGCCAAGCTCCGCTACTGCCCCGAGGTACAACAATCAACGTAGCAAGATGAAAGACTTGTTTGGTTCATATTGTAtatactaagagcatctacaattgACATTCTCAAATCCTCCTCAAACGTCTGTGAACGCGGCCGGTCAGTGACCCGACAGGAAAGAGAAGGAAAAAATTGACCCAACCGGATCTCTCATGTCATCCATCTACGTCCGAGCTGTCCGCAAACCCTCATATCGAGGACAAATGTAGGGAGGATATGAGCGCTAGCGGACGCGCCTGGTCAATCCGCCACGTAGGATGCGCCCCACTCTGGACCacctgttttctttcttttccatcTCTATCTCCACCAATCACATGTAAGTGAGCGGACATATGAGCAAGAAAATGAGGAGTGTGGCTGGATATACGGACAAATAGGGTCTCAAAACAGACACGCATGGTCACTGGCCGGGGGCGTTCGTGGGCGTTTAGGGGACCAAATTTGGTaagtccgactgtagatgctctatgGTTGTCATCATTCACCAGACTTTTTTTTTGCCGCATatgcctaagagcatctccactcgtttgCCCCTCAGGAGGCATTTTTTTCGCCGCTTGGGGGCCTGCCGGCGAAAAATTTGGCCTGGGGGGCCAAAAATTTCCACTCGTTGCGCCCCCACGAGTAGTGTGGGGCCCCACGGAGGCAGCGGCATTTTGTCGAGCATCTTGCCCGCGGCGGCGTCAACGACCTCCTCGGCCCGCGCCCAGCGGAGGAGCGCGAGCGTCGACGGGGAAGGAGGCGATGAGTCCAGCAGCCGGAGGCCTACGTCGAGCCGCCCCGTGACCCGCTCCCTCGCCCCGTGCCCGGTCCCCTGAGCCAACGGGGAAGGAGGCGATGCCGGCCAACACGTCGCTGCTCCTCTGGCTGTAGGGCGGCCCGGGCTGCTCGGGCCTCGTCGGCGACCTCTTCGAGCTCAGTCCCTACCGCCGGAGCAGCAATGGTGTCCGCCCCGACATCATCTGGGGCGCAGGCACGGGACGGGTGGGACTTTTTTTGTCCGCCAGCGGTGAAAAAGTGCTCCCGGGGCCTTCCTGGGACGGGCGGAGATGCTCTAAGGTTAGACGTTCAAAATTGATGTTATACTTTGTCGCACTTGAGATGATTTTGCCACATTTTTCTCGATCATTGACATGTGTGGTCTAACTTGTGATGTGACATAAAAGAAATAtcgccacaagtgtggcaagaagATAATCTCAATCAAACTCTCTGACTTGTGACAAACTGACAATGTGCGACAACTTAATACGTCAACTAAACACGTCCCAAATGTTAGAATAGTTTACTCTTTACATACCGAACATTCAACCACAGCAGAAAATTCACACGGCCCGATTCAAATCAAAGCATAAAAAATCTTGCGCTCGGGATGGGGTGGGCAGGTACAGCACGTGGGACCAGTAACACGGGGAGTCCCCTCTTCAATGGAAGCATCGGGAGTGGGCCCACTCGTCATACCCAACCGGAGCGAcgcccaccctctctctctccctcctttaaACCCCAGGGGACGGCGTACAGCGGACGCCAACCAAACCAAAGGGGGAGGCGACTGGCGAGAGAGGGGCAGCGGGCCGGCAGGCAGACGGAGAGCGGCGCGGCCGTCTTCCCAAACCCGTAAGCGCCCCCCCCTccctccagaaccttctagaacgtGCGCCCGCCCTGACGCGCCCTTGCTTCCGCGCTCGTCCCTGCATCCGGTGCTTCGCCTTCCCCTCGGGGGCCGTTCGCCTGTTCGGTAGGGTTGGTGCTTCCGTTCCCGATCGAGTTAGGGTTCGTTTGGTTGCTCGCGACGGTGCGCGCCGCGTCGTGCGATCTTCGATTTCAGTTCGATTGTGCGCTCGGTTCCCTTTCCTGTGCTCGCCCGCGGCGGTTAGGTCCGTCATTTCGGGTGTTTGGTGTGGTTTTTTTCTCGACGAATGGATGCGGGGCAGGTGTCCTTGTAGAAATTTCCGTCTCTGCGAGATTCTCGGAGCATGTTCCTCGAGACCTAGGCCGATTTTCCGCAATGCCGTTGGTTTCTGCTTCGATTTGGTCCTCCTGGCTCTCGTTTGCTtcgtttttttgggggggggggggggggattgtggGGAATAGGTTGTCCGATTCGATCTCTCCGCCTCGTTTCGAGACGATTGATTAGTTCGGCTCTCTCGTGCGGGATGTTCTCTTGCCCTCGTGTGCGCCTGATTGTCGATTCCACAACTGTCATTCACAATCTGTGGAAGTTTGTTCTGCCCATTTCTGCAAATCTGCGACAGGGTTGTGTTTTGCGCTTGCAAGCTGTTTGTTGGTTTGTCCAGGCAACCCTGATTCTCCATTTGTTTTCGTGGGTTTTATTGTGGTTTTGACCCGTCGTCTATGGTTATGAGGACTGGCATCGCGCGGTAGCAATGGTGGCTTTAGTTTGTTGCTTGGATTCGTTTTGATTTGTGCTGGTTGTTTCTGTTACTACCTCCAGGAGTACGGGTGGCAACGCTTCTCCCTGTTCCCTTCCGGTAGGATATATCCATGTGGATTATGATTTCCGTTAAGCGCCTGAAGAATGTTCGGTTTCTGAATAATATTGTAACATCAAATGCGTGTCATCATGTTATTGTTGTGACCCTTCATGTTGTTTCTGTGCTGAGATTATGAGATTCTTATAGGACCATACAGTTCATTCTCTTTCAGTCTATCACACACAGTTTGTACCGATATCATGATTATGCACCAAACATATTACGGTTAGTGGTTCATTCTATTTGATATCATTAACTTTACTATTAGTATTACCTGCCGTAAGGACGATCTGTACTTCATTATTTACAGAGATAACCTAGCAAGAAAACAACACAGCATCTCAGACTCAACTGACCATTGTTATGTTCTATTGCATGTTTTTGTAAGTAGCATCTAAGATGAATCACACAGTGCATTTGAATTGGCACTATGTAATGTATTTTTGAAGTTTTACCATTTGTTTTGAAACTTCTAATGTTTCTTGTATTGATAAATATGCGCACTACAGTTCATATTTCTCCTGTTCATTTGAAATGCACTCTTGATATTCTTTTGTTGAGATGCTAGTAAGTTTGTTCGCCCCGTTTCTGTATATAATCTGCAACGGGTTTGTGGTTTGTGCTTGCAAGCTGTTTGTTGTTTTATCCggatttcacctctagcctaccccaacttgtttgggactaaaggctttgttgttgttgttgttgttgttgttgttgttgttgttgttgttctggctTTGATCTGTCGTCTATAGTTGTAAGGAGTGGCATCGCTCAGTAACAATGGTGGTTTTAGTTTGTTGCTTGGATTTGTTTTGATTTCTGCCGGTTGTTTCTGTTGCTGGCTACAGGAGTCCAGGTGGTAATGCTTCTCTCTGTTACCCTTTTGGGTAGGATATATCCCTGTGGATTATGATTTCCATTATAAGCGCGCGAAGAATATTCGGTTTCTGAAAAAACATTGTAACCTCAAATGCCGAGACTGAGATTCTTCAAGGACCATAAAGTTTATTCTATTTCAGTATGTTGCACACGTTTTGTACCAAAATCATGATTATGCACCAAACATGTTACAGTTAGTGGTTCATTCTATTTGATATAATTAACTTTGCTATTACCTGCCATAAGGACGATCATTACTTCATTGGTTACAGAGATAACCAAGTACGAAAATAACACAGCGTCTCAGACTCAACTGACCATTGTTATGTTCTGTTGCATGGTTTGTAAGTAGTATCTAAGATGAATCACGCAGTGCATTTGAATTGGCACTGTGTAATGTACTTTTGAAGTTTTACCATTTTTTTGAACTTCTACAGTTTTGTGTATCGATAGATATGTGCACTGGAGTTCGTGTTTCTCCTGTTCATTTGAAATACACTCTTCATATTCTTCTGTTGAGCAGGCTCAAATATATTTTACTTGGTTCTTCTTTCAGGAGGGTCCTCGCCATGGATCTTTCCAGTTCACTGGCTTCAACCAGTGATGAAGAGACAAGGGCACTTAATGCATTGCTTGATGCTTTCAGTTGTGCCTTTTCACTTGAAGATATAGCCAATGCATACTGCAGAGCAAATGGCGATGTCAACAAAGCTGGGGATTTCTTGACTGACCTTCAACTTTCGATGCCCCAGAGTGATGAAGTTGACTCGAGCGTTGAGACCAATCTTCCCCAGTTTGGTACGGCAGTTGAGGAAAATTCTCTGGACAACTCAAACCAAACAAGGAATCTTTCCTGTGTCGGGAAAGCAGCTGAAGAAAGCTCTGTGGAGAATTCAAGCCAAACAAGAACACGTGAGAAGTCACAGAAGTCTAGTGCTTCATTTGGCACTGTATCCAGCATGTTAGGAAAAGGATCTGCCCGAGCTACTACAGCTCCTGCCAATACAGCACCAGGAAAAGGAAAACCTATAAAGGTTGAACTGCCAGAGTACATGCGAGATGATTTGAAAACAGATGAATCTGATTCTGCACCAAAGAGAGAGACTTTGAATAACAGAGATGTTGAGGAATTCCTATTTTCTATGCTTGGAGAAGGATTTAAGCTCAACATGGAAGTGATCCGTGATGTTCTAGGTAAACTTTTCGTGCAATGCAAAGTCATTTTATCCAAAAAGTGTTAAAGTGTTATTTGAAGCCACATTTTTAATGTGCTAACTGCTGAATTGTTTTTGCAGGCAGCTGTGGGTACGACATGAAGAAGGTAATGTTAGATCGTTGCTGTCAAGATTATGCAATTTCTGTTTGGTCCTGATTGTCATTAATGCGGCAGAAGGGTTTAGATTTCTGGCTTTATGGTAGGCAGCTTCATATACCGTATGTTTTTTGGCATGGTATTGACTGTGCTATTTTATGCAGAGCATGGAGGAATTAATGTCATTTTCTACAAAAGATCTGGGCAAAAGGCCAGAGAATGAGCATATTGCAGTACAAGTAAGCTTGTTCGCCCCCTTCCCCTTCTTACTGATTTGGCATCTCCCATATGGTTTTgtttgaacttcatagtttttgtATTGAGCTTTCTTTCTATAGTGCTTGTTAATTCTCTGTGCTGTTAAGCTGAAATCTTCTGACGGACtgcttgtttgttatgaattgctGCGCCATTACCTACTGAAATTTTGAAAACTGGCTTTAGTTGTTCCCTTTTACAGTATCATTTGATCATTTTCTTGTGTTGATGCATTTTTGTTGAGTTGTAAGATTGAAGTTCGTAGTTGAGTTGAGTACCCTGGATACTATCACTTTGTGGTCCATTCCAATGCTAGTGCATGCGAAGGTTCCTTCTGTAGGCTGGATATTTTGACAAATAATTATGTTGCactccctccgttcgtaaatataagCCTTTAggagatttcaatacggactacacacggatgtatatagacgtactttagagtgtagattcactcattttgctacgtatgtagtttgtattggaatctctaaaaaggcttatatttaggaacaaggATGCACTTTCATTTGTTAAACATGTTATAAGGATTTGATTGATATTTAGCCCAAATATATTTCTTTTGCAGGACACGGCGGTAGAATCCTCTTTTTCCACGGGGAGCTGCCTAGGATCACAATCCACATCTAGGTTTGTCCTTTCCTCTCTTTGTTACTGGTTTATTCCTTTTTGTTCCATCATGAATGTGACTTTTTGCTTCATCCGTCATTTCTCTTTGCGTGGATGGTGACTTAACCCAAGACCACAGATTACCCCTGGAGAGTTACTAGAATCAATATTCACTGCACCTGAAAGATCTGAGGAGGAACCAAAAGTAAGGCGGTATGAATTGGGCGCAAATCGAAGGAGAGTTCCAGATCAGAAACCAGTCGTAAAACCTCTTGAGGACATTTCACCACCCTCTATGGATCTTCCGGTGAAAATTATCCTAGGCAGCAAAGGTATATTGTTTATgcttggccttccttttttttgtaattttttgttAAATTATGTACTTTTTGAGGAAAAGACTTGGCAGAAAGTTGCATCAACATTGTTAGTTAATCATGTAAGAATATTTACTGTTGACGCAAAGCTCTAGATCTCCCAAGCTGACAGATAAACCAACTATCATGCATTAAAAGTTCAGCTCACTATGGTAAAGAGCTCTGTTCAGCAATGTAAAAGTAATAAAATATTATTTTCTCTCTATCCTATGCATAAATTAAAGCCATCAGTAATGCTGAGCTCTTGGCCATAATGCCAGCCCAAATCATGATCTTCACCAACTTGGATTTGGTTCTCTCGCGAAAATCCCGAGTTGCAGAGATGAGAACCATGAAAAGCAAGATCCCGAATAAGAAAATGCTACTTTCATTCACATGTATTAGGATTTTGGTCACACGTACTCCTTCGGCAGTGCATGATGGAAAAGCTACAATTACTCCTTGCTACCTGTTCTTGAAATAGTTGATATATTCTTGGACTTCGGAATGACATGTGCATATGATTTTTTTTGCTTATTCTATACTTCAGTAACATATTACAATGATTCCAAGGAACCAGTTACTGTTATGTTACAAAACCTTTGCAGCTTGATACTGATGTTACCAGATGTATTCGATTTGACATAATTAAAGTACATAACCAGTTAACATACTTATTCTATACTGATGTCATATGGCTTTTTCGGGCTGAAATATGGTCAGACATACATAATCAGCAAATGGTTTTGTTTGTGCTGTATGCTTCATGAACACATTTTGAAAGTACTCCTTcagtaaacaaatataagagtgtttagatcactaaagtagtgatctaaacgctcttatatttctttacagagggagtaattgtTAAAAACTGTGAACATGAAGCCTCTCTAAGTCAGCTGGTCTCTGATTCTTGTTTCATGCTATGAACCATTATGATGTACACCATGTAGAACCAGTTGTGCGTGATGAGGATGATTACCAGAACTATCGTAAGGCTGCAAAGCAGCACTGGGATATGATGAAGCAGTACTATGGGAAGGTCAGGGGTGTCTCcatgatgatgatttacttattttttatttattttgtgcaTATAGTTGTTGTTGGTTTTTCATCTATACTGAAGATATTATTCTGAAAATTACAGGCTGTTGATGCTTTTAGGGAGGGTAACAAGAAAGAAGCCGAGTATCTTATGACAGAAGTAAGTGTTACCTGTCTTTTTGGGCAAGGGATAATTATTGCTGAGCTACTGGAGGGATTAACAAAATTTGATGAAAGTGTTTCAAGCTTTTAGTACTAAATCACTTTTCTGTGGGCTTTCTAGGGAAAGAACTATTATAGGATGGCTCGATTATCTGATGAAAAATCGGCTGCTGAGATCACCAAGTCCAAGTAAGTGCACTTCTTTTCTCATATGGGCTGAAAGTTATTGGATTATATTTGTGTAATATGAATTTGTGATGATGAAATATGCGAGTCCGAATTGACAGAATCAACCTTTTGGTCTTGCTGCAGACAAGAGTCCAAAAATGAGTTATGTCTTGATCTGCGCTCACAGGATGCAGCAAACGTAGCAAATCTTCTGAGACTTCATCTTAGGCAGTTGGctaacatcccatgtaatgaaatCGGTACATGACCCTTCGAGTTTCTGACTTCTTTTGATAGGAATAATTTGATTTACCCAATTTTGCAGCTTTTGATAATTTGAGAGTTATTATTGGTGTTGACGATGGCACTTTCAAGATGGGACAAAGAAGAAGGAAGGTGTGATGTTCAAAATAACCGGCTAACTGAGTTTTAATTCTGAATTTGCACTAGCTGCATGTATGATCCAGAAATAAATCCCTGCAATGAACTACTTCTGTTTTATCCAAAGTACTGATAGTAAAAAATACTAACATCTAGGTGTTTTACTCTAATGTACAATGCTTCAGATGATTGCTTAATTTCATTTTGGGGCCATATTGTTTTTCCAAATTTCTCCAGTTGTGTTTCGTTGCAAGCTCATTAATCAAGCCAATGACCAGATTTTGCAAAATTATGTCATATTAAGTTATAAAGATAATCCGAGTTTAACACGGGGGAACTTGAAATATTATTTGTATTCAGTTAATGTGCAGATGTTGTACATTAGTTATTATTGAATAGTAGAAAATTCTCAGAACCATGCTGGTGTATGCTTGTGATTTAAGGAACCCTGCTTAATTCTTATCCTTGTTTCTTTTTCCCCCTGGGTTGCGATATTCTGTCTTATCCTTTGTGGTGCCTTCAACGAGATTGAATGGAAGTGTGCCTGAAGTTTGTGTGTGCACTCTCCATGATTCACTTTCCATGCCTGCTTTATTGGAACGTTTGTTTGGCCAATGCTTGTGAATACGTTATTTGTTTTTGTTATGAATGAGATTTGTAAAATCTGAAGATAATTCATTCTGGTGGGTCATGTCAAACAATTTGCAAATAGCAGGTTACATTTGAATAGCTGATTTTGCATGTGTATGTCTTATATAATTTATTAATAAACTTGAATGACTCCAGGTTGAGAAGTTTCTGGAGAAGAAATCAGTCGAGTGGACCGAAGATGAGGCCAATCCTGGGACCATTCTCATTCCGATTAATCAAGTGAAAGACCAGTGAGTATAGCTTGGTGTACAAAGGTCGTCCGACACAAGCTGACAGAAGATGCTCTTAGCTGCTAGTTTTATCATTTGGTGCCGTTTTGAATCCAGGCGCTTTCTGTTCATTTTGGGATATGGAGGATGGGGAGTGCGTTGCATATTCCTTTTTGTTCACACAGGAGATATTTCTGGCGGCCTAAACATTATGATTTGGCTGAGATGATTTAGCTGCAGTCTTAAACCTGGAAACGATCTTCTAACGCTTTCTGCGTTTGATTGTTCTAGTGCAGTAGTGAGATGTTAACAGATTCCTTTGGACAATGTATCCTCTGTTTGCCAGCAACCCCCGTCGGCTGACCAAAAGACGCACCTACCATACACTATTGGTACATGGCCTTATACGCTTGTGTCAAAAGGCTAATTATAAAGCATCTCGACAAAAGGAAATCGTTGGCGCAGTAGTTTGTTTACATCCTGATGATAGAATTTTGTGACGAACAAAAAACACAGTAGAGAAGTACTCCTCGTAACAAGCGCAGGTGTACTATTTATGTGACTAGACCACCAAAATGAGCTGAAGACTTTGATTCGACGAGCCTAGTTGTCTTCTGCAACAGTTCAACTAAAGCCAAAGGACATTTTGCTTTGAGCTCAGCATACCCTTGGCTTGCCATCATGTCAATGGTTTCCATTGTACTGAAAGAGGCAATAAACTGAATGCAGGCATCATTCAACCTGTCACAGTGATGCTGATAAGCCCAAGCGAATGTAGTCACCACGGTCTTGGCATCAATGTTTTCACAGAGGATGCTTTCACATATAATCTTGAGCCTCTCCATGGCATACCGATCCGCCGCGACAAGCAAATGCCTGATAGTCTCCTGGTAGTCATCTTGGCTAAGATCATCCATGGCGGGCAGTGAATCAGTGTATATAAAATGGAGCAGGCCCTCGAAGACAGCGGGCTGCATGTCAGCAATGGTAATATGGCTCGTATTCTTTTCTCTCCTCGCGCCATACAGCTCCGCTTTGAAGACCGGCGACCGCATCGCAAGCACCACCTTGTGGGCAGGAAAAGCTTCCCCTTGGACCTCGAAAACCACGTCGGCGCCCTCTTTCCCGCGCAACAGCTTCCCGAGATGCTCCGTGATGTCGGACGGCGGCACCTTAAACGGCTTGGCGTCCTCGGCAATGGTGATGACGCACTCAATGGTGAGGCGGTCGTCGCGGAGGTAAAGCGACGCCTCCAGCTCGCTCCTCTCCATGAACTCGAGGAAGCCGGAGAAGAACTTACTGCCGGAATCGTAACCGTGTGTCCCGGTCATGGTATGCGGCGGCGAGCATCCGGCCACGTCCACCAGGCTGAGCTGAAAGGACGCCCTCACCCTGGCGTCCTTGTCCTTGCTGCGTAGAAGTAGGAACACCTGCACATAGT
This region of Triticum aestivum cultivar Chinese Spring chromosome 2D, IWGSC CS RefSeq v2.1, whole genome shotgun sequence genomic DNA includes:
- the LOC123054262 gene encoding putative nuclear RNA export factor SDE5; its protein translation is MDLSSSLASTSDEETRALNALLDAFSCAFSLEDIANAYCRANGDVNKAGDFLTDLQLSMPQSDEVDSSVETNLPQFGTAVEENSLDNSNQTRNLSCVGKAAEESSVENSSQTRTREKSQKSSASFGTVSSMLGKGSARATTAPANTAPGKGKPIKVELPEYMRDDLKTDESDSAPKRETLNNRDVEEFLFSMLGEGFKLNMEVIRDVLGSCGYDMKKSMEELMSFSTKDLGKRPENEHIAVQDTAVESSFSTGSCLGSQSTSRPQITPGELLESIFTAPERSEEEPKVRRYELGANRRRVPDQKPVVKPLEDISPPSMDLPVKIILGSKEPVVRDEDDYQNYRKAAKQHWDMMKQYYGKAVDAFREGNKKEAEYLMTEGKNYYRMARLSDEKSAAEITKSKQESKNELCLDLRSQDAANVANLLRLHLRQLANIPSFDNLRVIIGVDDGTFKMGQRRRKVEKFLEKKSVEWTEDEANPGTILIPINQVKDQ
- the LOC123054263 gene encoding BTB/POZ and MATH domain-containing protein 2-like, which encodes MGRTECPGSPFKYHNHFQYTILSLGRKAKQWLFTLIESLSHEQFVLLAVTLWAIWTARRKAIHEQIFQTPQATHLFVRNFIQELNVLTDSRARRISERAAGDQDARQPFCQKAPPEGCAKIHVDARVRARRGGSAAAVCRDQNGNYLGSLALVIAGLKDPLILETIAWRETLALAENLNLHNVAIASDSKQAISDINKTSLGKNGSVVKEILRRGWGSHVFEISGYSQHRDRVGDLNAVASAVFAVGGYDWQIVFCPVGILDRVKDYVQVFLLLRSKDKDARVRASFQLSLVDVAGCSPPHTMTGTHGYDSGSKFFSGFLEFMERSELEASLYLRDDRLTIECVITIAEDAKPFKVPPSDITEHLGKLLRGKEGADVVFEVQGEAFPAHKVVLAMRSPVFKAELYGARREKNTSHITIADMQPAVFEGLLHFIYTDSLPAMDDLSQDDYQETIRHLLVAADRYAMERLKIICESILCENIDAKTVVTTFAWAYQHHCDRLNDACIQFIASFSTMETIDMMASQGYAELKAKCPLALVELLQKTTRLVESKSSAHFGGLVT